A single genomic interval of Geotoga petraea harbors:
- a CDS encoding transposase — MKEETRKRREKRAFFKELIKKEGLKTIPDVTRFLKEISGTILEEMLEAELDEELGYEKYDRTEEKDNYRNGYTSKKVKGTLG, encoded by the coding sequence ATGAAAGAAGAAACAAGGAAAAGAAGAGAAAAAAGAGCATTTTTCAAAGAATTGATCAAAAAAGAAGGATTAAAAACAATACCAGATGTAACCAGATTTCTAAAAGAGATATCAGGAACGATATTAGAAGAAATGTTAGAAGCTGAATTAGATGAAGAACTAGGATACGAAAAATACGATAGAACAGAAGAAAAAGATAACTACCGAAATGGATATACAAGTAAAAAAGTGAAAGGAACTCTCGG